One part of the Vidua chalybeata isolate OUT-0048 chromosome 11, bVidCha1 merged haplotype, whole genome shotgun sequence genome encodes these proteins:
- the HSBP1 gene encoding heat shock factor-binding protein 1 — protein sequence MAETDPKSVQDLTAVVQTLLQQMQDKFQTMSDQIIGRIDDMSCRIDDLERNIADLMMQAGVEELEGENKTPASNKG from the exons ATGGCCGAGACCGACCCCAAGAGCGTCCAGGACCTGACGGCCGTG GTGCAGACATTGCTCCAGCAAATGCAGGACAAGTTTCAAACCATGTCTGACCAAATAATTGGAAGAA TCGATGACATGAGCTGCCGCATCGACGACCTGGAGCGCAACATCGCCGACCTCATGATGCAGGCGGGCGTGGAGGAGCTCGAGGGAGAGAACAAGACCCCAGCTTCCAACAAGGGCTAA